CGAGATGGTGATGCCCGGGGACAACGTTGCGCTGACGGTGGAGTTGATTACGCCGGTTGCGATGGAGAAGGGCTTGCGCTTTGCTATCCGCGAAGGCGGACGCACGGTCGGCGCCGGCACGATCTCCGAAATTATTCAGTAGTTCGGAAATTCCTGGCGCTGACCGGAAGGCCAGCGCCTCTACTAAATCCAAATCGCGGCCAAGTTGAGCCGCCAGCTCTTTGAGAGAAGAACATCGTGATTGGCAAAGAACGAATTCGGATCCGCCTGAAGGCTTATGACTACCGCGTTCTGGACCAGTCCACGGGCGAGATTGTTGAGACGGCACGCCGCACCGGCGCGCAGATCGCGGGACCCATTCCGCTGCCGACGGTGAAGAACAAGTATTGCGTGTTGCGTTCGCCCCACGTGGACAAGAAGTCGCGCGAACAGTTTGAGATCCGCACCCACAAGCGTCTGCTCGACATTCTGGACCCGACGCAGCAGACAGTGGATGCGCTGATGAAACTCGATCTGCCCGCCGGCGTTGACGTGGAAATTAAGGCCTACGGCAAGGAACATAAATAGCCACGAGCGGTTTAAGTTGCAATTCGCGTTTCGCGACATGGCAACCAGTTAGCTCAAAGGCTCAAAGCCTACAGTGCCGAATCGCCCTATGGCGAGGCATGATGAGGGAAGTGAAAAATGGTCAACGGAATTTTAGGAAAGAAAGTCGGGATGACGCAGTTGTTCGATGACAGCGGCGAAGTTCGTCCGGTCACCGTGCTGCAAGCTGGTCCCTGCGTTGTTACGCAGCTCAAGACGGCAACCCGTGATGGATACGCCGCCGCCCAGATCGGACTCGTCGAGTTTGTGAAGGATTCGCGGCTGACAAAGCCGATGCGCGGCCACTTCGAGAAGAACAGCCTGCCGCCGGTAAAGTTCATGAAGGAAATGGGCTTGGTCGTAGATGGCGCGGGCCAGTCAGTCGGCACCGAGGATGGAGTCGACGGGACGAAGGTCGGCGACAAGGTTCTGGTGGACGTTTTCGATGGTGAGACGTTTGTCGATGTTGTCGGCACCAGCAAGGGCCGCGGATTCGCGGGCGTTGTGAAGCGCCACAACTTCGGTGGCGGTCCTGGATCGCACGGCCACATGTTCCAGGTGCAGGGTTCGATCGGTGCATCGTCTTACCCGTCGCGTGTCTTCAAGGGCATGCGCATGTCGGGTCACATGGGCGATGTGAATGTTACGGTGCGCAACCTGCGCATCCTTGGCATTGATCGCGATGAAAACCTGCTGGTAGTGGAAGGCGCAGTACCCGGACCGAAGGGTGGCTACGTCGTTATTACTAAGGCAAAGAAGCCGCCGAGAGAGCGCCGCGGATTCGCGGGCTCCGGCACGGTTAATCCGTTGAAGGCTTCCAAGCGCCAGGCTGCGAAGAAGAAATAACGAGCGGCGCAGCCGAGTGGCTGTGCCACCACAACCCGCAGAACATTATTGCGGGTGCAGAGAGAAAAGTCCTATGGCAACGATCGATGTAATGAATCTGGCCGGCGCAAAGGTAGGTACGGTGGAGCTTGCCGAAGAGGTTTTCGGCGGCGTCAACGAAGACCTGCTTTGGGAAGCGGTTAAACACTACCGCGCCGGAATGCGTGCCGGCACGCACGCCACGAAGAATCGCAAGTTAGTCTCCGGTGCGGGCAAGAAGCTGTGGAAGCAGAAGGGTACCGGACGTGCCCGCGTGGGCTCGATCCGCTCGCCTCTGTGGCGCCATGGCGGTACGGTTCACGGACCTCAGCCGCGCTCGTATGACTATGCTTTCCCGCGGAAGAAGCTCCTGGGTGCATTGCGCTCTGCGCTCGCGGCAAAGTTGGCCGACGGCAAACTCACGATCGTCGATGCCTTCGAGCTCGGCGAAGTAAAGACCAAGCAGATGCGCAAGGTGCTTGACGTTCTGAAGGTCGAAAAGACTGCTCTGCTGGTGGAAGTCGGCAGCGCCATGAACGACAAGCTAGAAAAGAGCGCACGGAACCTGAAGGGCGTCGAAATGCTGTACGGCCCGGAAGTCCATCCGTACCACCTGCTCCGGTACGACCGCGTGATCTTCACCCTCGCGGCTCTTGAAAAGCTGCAGGGCACGCTGAAGGCCTCTGCACCCAAGCGGGCGAGGAAGGCGGAGGTGGCGTAATGAAATCGTCTTATCAGATTGTCCGCCGCCCAGTCATCACCGAAAAGGGTCTGGGCGTGAAGGAAACCGAAGCGACGCTGGTCTTCGAAGTGGCAGCCGATGCCACGAAGACTGAGATCAAGCAGGCGGTACAGTCGATTTTTAAAGTGAAGGTCGATGAAGTTCGTACTGCGAACTTCCAGGGCAAGGAGCGGCGCCGCGGCAAGTTCGCCGGGTACCGTCCTGATTGGAAGAAGGCATATGTGCGGCTGAAAGCGGGCGAGAAGATGCCCGAATACGCGCAGAACCTGTAAGCGAAGCGGAGAGCGCGCACGTCGCGCTTGACGAGAGCCTTGGCAGAAGAAGTTTAGCCGCCGGACAGGACAAAGCGAAACGAAATATCTGTCCGGGTAGAAGAGAAGAGCAAAATGGCGATCAAGACATACAGACCGATCACTCCGACGCTGCGTTTCAAAACAACGCTCGTCAACGACGATCTGACGACGAACCGCCCGCACAAGGCTCTGACCGAGCCGAAGAAGCGCACGGGCGGCCGCCGCAACAGCGGCGACACGACGATCTGGCATCGCGGCGGCGGACATAAGCGCAAGCTGCGCATCATCGATTTCAAGCGCGACAAGTTCGGCATTCCTGCGACTGTCGCCTCGATCGAGTATGACCCGAACCGTTCGGCTCGCATCGCGCTGCTGAACTACGCTGATGGCGAAAAGCGCTACATCGTGGCGCCGGTAGGACTGGTGGTTGGCGCCAAGCTGATCAGCGGCCCTGAAGCCGACATCCTGGTGGGAAATGCGCTGAAGCTGCGCAACATCCCTTCCGGCACGGTGGTACACAACATAGAACTGAAGCCGGGCAAAGGCGCGCAGATGGCGCGCTCTGCGGGTGCGCAGGCACAACTGGTAGCCAAAGAAGGCGACTACGCTCTGCTCAAGCTGCCTTCGGGCGAGACGCGCAAAGTGCTTGTCGACTGCATGGCGACGGTTGGCCAGGTCGGCAACGTGGACCACGAAAACGTGAGCATCGGCAAGGCGGGGCGTACCCGCTGGCTGGGCCGTCGTCCGGTAAACCGTGGCGTTGTGATGAACCCTGTTGACCATCCGCACGGCGGTGGTGAAGGCAAAACGAGCGGTGGCCGTCATCCGGTTACGCCGTGGGGCCAGCCAACGCGTGGCTACAAGACTCGTAACAACAAGCGGACCGACGACTTCATCGTGAGCCGCAGGAAAAAGTAGAGGTTTAGCGCATGGCACGTTCGACAAAAAAAGGTCCGTTCATAGATTCGCACCTGGCGGTGAAGATCGAGGCAATGAACGCGCGCAACGAGAAGAAGGTGCTGCGCACGTGGTCGCGCCGTTCGACGATCATTCCCGAGATGGTTGGGCACACGCTGGCCGTTCACAACGGGAAGAAGTTCATCCCGGTGTACGTGACGGAAAACATGGTCGGCCACAAACTCGGCGAGTTTAGCTTCACCCGCACCTTCAAGGGGCACTCGGTGAAAGCTGCTGCGGAGACGTCGGCCAGACCGGCGAAGTAACTAGCCCGATGATCACCCCATAGCCGAGTGGCGCGGGGACACGGTAAGCGAAAAGGAAAACGGAAATGGAATTCACAGCTCAAGCCAGGTACATGCGAGTCTCGCCGCAGAAGGCGCGCCTGGTGCTGGATCTGATCAAGGGACGCCGGGTGGAGGATGCGCTCAACACGCTGGACTTCACCAAGAAGCGTGTCGCCCCGACGGTTGCCAAGCTGCTGCGTTCGGCTTTGGAGAACGCCAACTACCTGAGCCAGGAGAAGGGCGTCGATGTCGATGTCGATCGGCTCTTTGTGAAACGCGCGGTGGCGAACGAAGGTCCGCGCATGAAGCGCATCCGTCCGGCGCCAATGGGCCGTGCTTTCCGCTACCAGCGGCGCATGACGCATATGGAGATTGCGCTGGAAGAGAAGACGCGTTCGGCGGCGGCGGTTGCGGCCGGCGCGGGGACTCAGACAGTTGCTAAGAAGCCGGCCCGTAAGGCCCCTCTTGCGAAAAAGAAGGCACCCGCGAAAAAGGCTTCGGCAAAGAAGACTTCTAAGAAGAAGTGACGTTGTGCCGGGAACGGCCCGGCTGACGTCCTTGCGAGCGCGCCCGCGAGGGTGATGCAGGCACAGATTTCAAGCGGCAGCTGGAACGCTTGGCCGCGGAGAGAAGAGCACTATGGGACAGAAGGTTCATCCTTACGGATTCCGCCTCGGCTATACCAAGCCGTGGAGGTCGCGCTGGTTCATTGAGCGTGACTACGACAAG
The window above is part of the Clostridia bacterium genome. Proteins encoded here:
- the tuf gene encoding elongation factor Tu (EF-Tu; promotes GTP-dependent binding of aminoacyl-tRNA to the A-site of ribosomes during protein biosynthesis; when the tRNA anticodon matches the mRNA codon, GTP hydrolysis results; the inactive EF-Tu-GDP leaves the ribosome and release of GDP is promoted by elongation factor Ts; many prokaryotes have two copies of the gene encoding EF-Tu), producing EMVMPGDNVALTVELITPVAMEKGLRFAIREGGRTVGAGTISEIIQ
- the rpsJ gene encoding 30S ribosomal protein S10 → MGKERIRIRLKAYDYRVLDQSTGEIVETARRTGAQIAGPIPLPTVKNKYCVLRSPHVDKKSREQFEIRTHKRLLDILDPTQQTVDALMKLDLPAGVDVEIKAYGKEHK
- the rplC gene encoding 50S ribosomal protein L3, which gives rise to MVNGILGKKVGMTQLFDDSGEVRPVTVLQAGPCVVTQLKTATRDGYAAAQIGLVEFVKDSRLTKPMRGHFEKNSLPPVKFMKEMGLVVDGAGQSVGTEDGVDGTKVGDKVLVDVFDGETFVDVVGTSKGRGFAGVVKRHNFGGGPGSHGHMFQVQGSIGASSYPSRVFKGMRMSGHMGDVNVTVRNLRILGIDRDENLLVVEGAVPGPKGGYVVITKAKKPPRERRGFAGSGTVNPLKASKRQAAKKK
- the rplD gene encoding 50S ribosomal protein L4, yielding MATIDVMNLAGAKVGTVELAEEVFGGVNEDLLWEAVKHYRAGMRAGTHATKNRKLVSGAGKKLWKQKGTGRARVGSIRSPLWRHGGTVHGPQPRSYDYAFPRKKLLGALRSALAAKLADGKLTIVDAFELGEVKTKQMRKVLDVLKVEKTALLVEVGSAMNDKLEKSARNLKGVEMLYGPEVHPYHLLRYDRVIFTLAALEKLQGTLKASAPKRARKAEVA
- a CDS encoding 50S ribosomal protein L23; the protein is MKSSYQIVRRPVITEKGLGVKETEATLVFEVAADATKTEIKQAVQSIFKVKVDEVRTANFQGKERRRGKFAGYRPDWKKAYVRLKAGEKMPEYAQNL
- the rplB gene encoding 50S ribosomal protein L2, with amino-acid sequence MAIKTYRPITPTLRFKTTLVNDDLTTNRPHKALTEPKKRTGGRRNSGDTTIWHRGGGHKRKLRIIDFKRDKFGIPATVASIEYDPNRSARIALLNYADGEKRYIVAPVGLVVGAKLISGPEADILVGNALKLRNIPSGTVVHNIELKPGKGAQMARSAGAQAQLVAKEGDYALLKLPSGETRKVLVDCMATVGQVGNVDHENVSIGKAGRTRWLGRRPVNRGVVMNPVDHPHGGGEGKTSGGRHPVTPWGQPTRGYKTRNNKRTDDFIVSRRKK
- the rpsS gene encoding 30S ribosomal protein S19, whose product is MARSTKKGPFIDSHLAVKIEAMNARNEKKVLRTWSRRSTIIPEMVGHTLAVHNGKKFIPVYVTENMVGHKLGEFSFTRTFKGHSVKAAAETSARPAK
- the rplV gene encoding 50S ribosomal protein L22, giving the protein MEFTAQARYMRVSPQKARLVLDLIKGRRVEDALNTLDFTKKRVAPTVAKLLRSALENANYLSQEKGVDVDVDRLFVKRAVANEGPRMKRIRPAPMGRAFRYQRRMTHMEIALEEKTRSAAAVAAGAGTQTVAKKPARKAPLAKKKAPAKKASAKKTSKKK